In Candidatus Hydrogenedentota bacterium, the following are encoded in one genomic region:
- a CDS encoding PD40 domain-containing protein has product MPGYYRSPTLHGDTLVFCSEDDLWQVPVTGGVARRLTASLGALATPHFSPDGRWIAFSGREEGAWEVYVMPATGGAATRLTHQGATAQVSGWTPDGKFIQYSTDAAAPFARTRQLWEIARQGGQPRLLPWGIASHLSHGPGKALVLGRNTGDPARWKRYRGGTAGQLWVDEKGTGRFARIVPGEGNVTAPMWLGRRIYFLSDHEGVGNLYSCTPAGKDLKRHTHHNDFYARGASSDGRRVVYHAGGDCFLFDPGTGLSSRIPIDIQSPRVQRNRRFVAAEKYLQGCQLRPDGKALAVTARGKLFAMSNWEGPVLPLAHETAARARLATWMNDGKRIVFVSDSTGEELLAITDATGAKGPRLLKKIAIGHAMGLALSPKADLAAIQNHRFELILADLGKGTGKTIDKSDFGPINGLAWSPDGQWLAYSFAGTSRTRVIRLYHVSTGKKHDATHAEFYDMAPAWDPEGKYLYFLSYRAYNPVYDALHFDLGFPKAMQLMLLPLQADLPNPFVPRAEEQAAAPKEDEKKEDKDKKKDNKTAPLKVETAGIAGRVVAFPRPAGRFGGIAGIKGKVLYSEYPVDSTGASPDAGKGSLSVFDFTSMKEESIITGLDSFQISRDGGTLLYRSGKKLRVLKAGDKPNDTKASGIVRDGGRATGWIDLDRVKVAVDPPAEWRQMYREAWRLQREYFWDSNMSGVDWRRVFKRYEPLLDRVSCRSELSDLLWEMQGELGTSHAYEIGGDYRLAPHVAQGKLGADLAWDAKKKAYRLQSIVAGDCWDEDCHSPLLAPGKGITEGDWITAVNGAALTPAYTPGHALANLAGQEVALTVLGRKGPERTVVIRTLRGEMNLRYRAWVNRNREEVHRRSKGQVGYVHIPDMGTRGYAEFHRGWLPELHYPALIIDVRFNGGGHVSQLLLEKLARKRLGYDVPRWHAPEAYPRESVMGPLVALTNEYAGSDGDIFSHCFKRMNLGPLIGTRTWGGVIGISPRMELVDGSVTTQPEFSFWFDDVEWGVENYGTEPDVEVYITPQDYKAGKDTQLEAGLETILRLLKSNPPVLPPFHKRPARNLPKFE; this is encoded by the coding sequence ATGCCCGGCTACTACCGCAGTCCCACGCTCCACGGCGACACCCTGGTTTTTTGCTCCGAAGACGACCTCTGGCAGGTCCCGGTGACGGGGGGCGTCGCCCGGCGCCTGACGGCCAGCCTTGGCGCGCTGGCCACGCCCCACTTTTCACCCGACGGCCGGTGGATCGCTTTCAGCGGCCGCGAAGAAGGCGCCTGGGAAGTCTATGTGATGCCGGCGACGGGCGGCGCGGCCACCCGGCTGACCCACCAGGGAGCCACGGCCCAGGTGAGTGGCTGGACGCCCGACGGAAAATTCATTCAATATTCGACCGACGCGGCGGCCCCCTTTGCCCGCACACGTCAACTCTGGGAGATTGCACGCCAGGGCGGTCAGCCCCGCCTCTTGCCCTGGGGCATTGCAAGTCACCTGAGCCATGGACCGGGCAAAGCGCTGGTGCTGGGCCGCAACACGGGGGATCCCGCGCGGTGGAAGCGCTATCGGGGCGGCACCGCGGGTCAACTCTGGGTGGATGAAAAAGGCACGGGGCGCTTCGCGCGGATTGTGCCGGGCGAGGGCAACGTGACGGCGCCGATGTGGCTGGGCCGGCGCATCTACTTCCTGTCCGACCACGAAGGGGTCGGCAATCTGTACAGTTGCACGCCCGCCGGTAAAGATCTGAAACGACACACCCATCACAACGACTTTTACGCACGTGGCGCGTCGAGCGATGGACGGCGCGTCGTGTACCACGCGGGCGGCGACTGCTTCCTGTTCGATCCCGGCACGGGCCTGTCTTCCCGAATTCCCATCGATATTCAGAGTCCCCGGGTGCAGCGCAACCGCCGCTTCGTCGCGGCGGAGAAGTACTTGCAGGGCTGCCAGCTCCGGCCCGACGGCAAAGCCCTGGCCGTGACGGCGCGGGGCAAACTTTTCGCCATGAGCAACTGGGAAGGCCCGGTGCTTCCCCTTGCTCATGAGACGGCGGCCCGCGCACGGCTGGCCACCTGGATGAACGATGGAAAGCGAATTGTTTTCGTATCCGACAGCACCGGGGAAGAATTGCTGGCCATCACCGACGCCACGGGCGCCAAGGGACCGCGACTGCTCAAGAAGATCGCCATCGGCCATGCCATGGGACTCGCTCTTTCGCCCAAAGCGGATCTGGCGGCCATACAAAATCATCGCTTTGAATTGATCCTGGCCGACCTGGGCAAAGGGACCGGCAAGACCATCGACAAGAGCGATTTTGGGCCCATCAACGGCCTCGCGTGGTCGCCCGATGGCCAGTGGCTGGCCTACTCCTTCGCGGGCACATCGCGCACCCGGGTCATCCGCCTCTATCACGTGAGCACCGGCAAGAAGCACGACGCCACCCATGCCGAGTTTTACGACATGGCGCCCGCCTGGGACCCGGAGGGCAAATATCTCTACTTCCTCTCGTACCGCGCCTACAACCCGGTCTACGACGCCCTCCACTTCGATCTGGGCTTCCCCAAGGCCATGCAATTGATGCTGCTGCCCCTCCAGGCCGACCTGCCCAATCCCTTCGTCCCCCGCGCCGAAGAGCAGGCCGCGGCCCCGAAGGAGGACGAGAAAAAGGAAGACAAAGACAAGAAGAAGGACAACAAGACCGCTCCGCTCAAGGTGGAAACGGCGGGCATCGCCGGTCGCGTCGTGGCCTTTCCCCGGCCCGCCGGGCGCTTCGGCGGCATCGCGGGCATCAAGGGTAAAGTGCTCTACAGCGAATATCCCGTGGACAGCACGGGCGCTTCGCCCGACGCGGGCAAGGGCTCTCTCAGCGTGTTCGACTTCACGTCGATGAAGGAAGAGTCCATCATCACGGGCCTCGACAGTTTTCAAATCTCACGGGACGGTGGCACCCTCCTCTACCGGTCCGGGAAAAAGCTTCGCGTACTTAAGGCGGGCGACAAGCCGAACGACACCAAGGCCAGCGGTATTGTCCGCGATGGCGGGCGCGCCACGGGCTGGATCGATCTGGATCGCGTGAAAGTGGCGGTGGACCCGCCGGCGGAATGGCGCCAGATGTATCGCGAGGCCTGGCGGCTCCAACGGGAGTACTTCTGGGATTCCAACATGTCCGGCGTGGACTGGCGGCGGGTGTTCAAGCGCTACGAACCCCTGCTGGACCGGGTGAGTTGCCGCAGCGAACTCTCCGATTTGCTCTGGGAAATGCAGGGCGAACTGGGCACGTCCCACGCCTACGAGATCGGCGGCGACTATCGGCTCGCCCCCCACGTGGCCCAGGGCAAACTGGGTGCGGATCTCGCCTGGGATGCAAAGAAGAAAGCCTATCGCCTCCAGTCCATCGTCGCGGGGGACTGCTGGGACGAAGACTGCCACTCGCCCCTGCTGGCGCCCGGCAAGGGCATCACCGAAGGCGACTGGATCACGGCGGTCAACGGCGCCGCGCTGACGCCGGCCTATACGCCGGGGCATGCCCTGGCCAATCTGGCCGGTCAGGAAGTGGCCCTGACGGTGCTGGGCCGGAAAGGTCCCGAACGCACCGTAGTCATCCGAACCTTGCGCGGCGAGATGAATCTGCGCTACCGCGCCTGGGTCAACCGCAACCGGGAAGAAGTGCACCGCCGGAGCAAGGGCCAGGTGGGGTATGTCCACATTCCCGATATGGGCACCCGGGGTTACGCGGAATTTCACCGGGGCTGGCTGCCGGAACTGCACTATCCCGCGCTGATTATCGACGTGCGCTTCAACGGCGGCGGCCACGTATCCCAGTTGCTGCTGGAGAAACTCGCCCGCAAACGACTGGGCTACGATGTGCCCCGATGGCATGCGCCCGAGGCCTATCCCCGCGAGTCCGTCATGGGACCCCTCGTCGCCCTGACCAATGAATACGCGGGATCCGACGGCGATATCTTCTCCCACTGCTTTAAGCGGATGAACCTGGGCCCGCTCATCGGCACGCGGACCTGGGGCGGTGTGATCGGCATCAGCCCGCGCATGGAGCTCGTGGACGGCAGCGTGACCACCCAGCCGGAGTTTTCCTTCTGGTTCGACGACGTGGAGTGGGGCGTGGAGAACTACGGCACGGAGCCGGACGTGGAAGTGTACATTACGCCGCAGGATTACAAGGCGGGGAAAGATACCCAGTTGGAAGCGGGCCTGGAAACCATCCTGCGCCTGCTGAAGTCCAACCCGCCGGTGCTGCCGCCCTTCCACAAGCGACCGGCGCGGAACCTGCCGAAGTTCGAATAG
- the lexA gene encoding transcriptional repressor LexA, translating into MAKDLTKRQRDILDYIIDCVRDRGMPPTIAEIGEEFGITSTNGVNDHLVALEKKGFIERSSKARGIIITEKAAFGLYQSDVGVLPLVGQVAAGLPILAQENIEGHVPVDAKLAQRNAFCLRVRGDSMIEDGILDGDIIIVDQGKQARPGDVVVALVEDEATVKHYYPRGATVELRPANAAMETMLFPARSVSLQGVVVALQRSLN; encoded by the coding sequence ATGGCCAAGGATCTTACAAAACGCCAGCGGGATATTTTGGACTACATCATCGACTGTGTCCGCGACCGCGGCATGCCGCCGACGATTGCCGAGATCGGTGAGGAATTCGGAATTACCTCCACCAATGGCGTGAATGACCATCTGGTCGCCCTGGAGAAAAAGGGCTTCATCGAGCGCTCCTCGAAAGCCCGGGGTATCATCATTACCGAAAAGGCCGCCTTCGGACTCTACCAGAGCGATGTGGGCGTGCTGCCCCTCGTCGGCCAGGTCGCCGCCGGTCTGCCCATTCTCGCTCAGGAAAATATCGAGGGCCACGTGCCCGTCGACGCCAAACTCGCCCAGCGCAACGCGTTCTGCCTGCGCGTACGCGGGGACAGCATGATCGAGGACGGAATCCTCGATGGCGATATTATTATCGTGGATCAGGGCAAGCAGGCCCGTCCGGGCGATGTGGTCGTGGCGCTGGTGGAAGATGAAGCCACCGTGAAGCACTACTACCCCCGCGGCGCCACGGTGGAACTTCGCCCGGCCAACGCCGCCATGGAAACCATGCTCTTTCCCGCCCGGAGTGTGAGCCTCCAGGGGGTCGTCGTGGCCCTCCAGCGTTCTCTGAACTAA